One region of Tamandua tetradactyla isolate mTamTet1 chromosome 6, mTamTet1.pri, whole genome shotgun sequence genomic DNA includes:
- the MFSD6L gene encoding major facilitator superfamily domain-containing protein 6-like yields MSANPQWDIRRALGVARLFHLVCGVRDACVTPFLTLYLRQLGLAAPWVGVVMGTKHLVAAFWAPFCAFLAKSSQKRRALLVGSLLGSVGASLLVVLVPPLDTGLVYRSCNGTSRGPVAVTPLGDPLPVNITSAQDSASDSGAAAARLPAKRSAGMVEAPGFDKEPGESDPAPRSHPPSSLAGSGEGARTTSPGLWPVTSGLKSSSGESAAEVVSPAHPLLSRDTELGSPADLPVAKGKALDLSMKGLRRTFLLSLASLVFWELLTAPLQQVADDSLYEYLDFVDATDGYRSLWVWGLLGTAAGACGIAALVGQLDCFLTANRPRGAVHFYGYSLVSTLALLVSIAFPVPICRRREPSHKTVKALSLIGSDPHLILLAFTVFLIGAAASTVQNFLFWHMEDHGSSELVMGFSLALSLLGEILLYPLKTKLLKKLSRVGTLGLGLGCLAGQLLYYSFLWSWWSVLPIQILGAISSGALWWTVGASIDDLATPGTERSLSAMFRGHFYGGGSSLGSFVGGFVGMRFGLRVLYRASCVALLLWLALLLTVQSRLPQERKINYSKLLATEASDTSDSEEGTERDWLVKAMREEHSDWKG; encoded by the coding sequence ATGAGCGCCAACCCCCAGTGGGACATCCGCCGGGCGCTGGGCGTGGCCAGGCTCTTCCACCTGGTCTGCGGGGTCCGGGATGCCTGTGTGACCCCCTTCCTGACCCTCTACCTGAGGCAGCTGGGGCTGGCCGCGCCTTGGGTGGGCGTCGTCATGGGAACCAAGCACCTGGTCGCAGCCTTCTGGGCGCCCTTCTGCGCCTTCCTGGCCAAAAGCTCCCAGAAGAGGAGGGCGCTTCTCGTAGGCTCGCTGCTTGGCTCGGTGGGAGCCAGCCTGCTGGTGGTCCTGGTCCCACCTCTGGACACAGGTCTGGTGTATCGCTCGTGTAATGGGACCAGCCGCGGGCCCGTCGCCGTCACGCCGCTGGGGGACCCACTCCCTGTGAACATCACCTCCGCACAGGACTCCGCATCAGATTCCGGCGCCGCGGCCGCCAGGCTCCCAGCCAAGAGAAGTGCAGGGATGGTGGAAGCCCCTGGCTTCGATAAAGAACCTGGTGAGAGTGACCCGGCACCTCGGAGCCATCCGCCCAGCTCCTTAGCAGGCTCAGGTGAAGGAGCCAGGACAACATCCCCAGGTCTCTGGCCTGTTACTTCCGGGCTGAAAAGTAGCTCTGGGGAAAGTGCTGCTGAGGTGGTCAGCCCTGCCCACCCTTTGCTTTCCCGGGACACAGAGCTGGGAAGTCCAGCCGACCTGCCTGTAGCCAAGGGAAAAGCCCTTGACCTCTCCATGAAAGGGTTGCGAAGGACCTTCCTCCTCTCCTTGGCATCCCTGGTGTTCTGGGAGCTGCTGACGGCCCCCCTGCAGCAGGTGGCCGACGACAGCCTGTATGAATACCTGGATTTTGTGGACGCCACCGACGGCTACAGAAGTCTGTGGGTCTGGGGGCTGCTGGGCACGGCGGCGGGTGCGTGTGGCATCGCGGCCTTGGTGGGGCAGCTGGATTGCTTCCTGACAGCGAATCGCCCCCGGGGTGCGGTGCACTTCTACGGCTATTCACTGGTCAGCACGTTGGCCTTGCTGGTGAGCATCGCCTTTCCTGTCCCCATCTGCAGGCGGCGGGAGCCCAGCCACAAAACCGTCAAAGCGCTCTCTCTCATAGGGAGTGATCCCCACCTCATTCTCCTGGCCTTCACTGTCTTTTTGATAGGGGCCGCCGCCAGTACAGTGCAGAACTTTCTGTTCTGGCACATGGAGGACCATGGCAGCAGCGAACTGGTCATGGGTTTCTCGCTCGCCCTCAGCTTGCTGGGGGAAATTCTCCTTTATCCGTTGAAAACTAAGTTGCTTAAGAAACTGTCCAGGGTGGGCacgctggggctggggctgggctgcctCGCTGGACAGCTGCTCTACTACTCTTTCCTCTGGAGCTGGTGGTCCGTCCTCCCCATCCAGATCTTGGGTGCCATCAGCAGCGGGGCCCTGTGGTGGACAGTGGGGGCCTCCATCGACGACCTGGCCACCCCTGGAACGGAGAGGTCGCTGAGTGCCATGTTCCGAGGCCACTTTTACGGGGGTGGGTCGAGCCTGGGCAGCTTCGTGGGGGGCTTCGTGGGGATGCGCTTTGGCCTGCGTGTGCTCTACCGGGCCAGCTGCGTGGCCCTGCTGCTCTGGCTGGCCTTGCTCCTGACCGTCCAGTCGAGGCTGCCCCAGGAGCGGAAAATCAACTACTCAAAGCTGTTAGCCACGGAGGCGAGCGACACCAGTGACTCCGAGGAGGGGACTGAACGGGACTGGCTGGTGAAGGCCATGAGAGAGGAGCACTCAGACTGGAAGGGGTGA